One region of Gossypium raimondii isolate GPD5lz chromosome 6, ASM2569854v1, whole genome shotgun sequence genomic DNA includes:
- the LOC105771778 gene encoding uncharacterized protein LOC105771778 gives MGHQMLKWSKATSSKEKRNRLVLEDRLARLYNQDPSDEILLEIMEVAVQRHFRGRIFELEDGAGRRTTSSEKFIQIATDYFDKLFSASEIEEEIVYAVKLLAPLKAPSVDGFLALFFQRYWRIIGPEVSQICLSVLHGHSDIGDINRTRIILIFKIDKPKTMSHFRPISLCNVIYKIIAKVLVICMSDMLGNCINEVQGAFTPGRLISDNVLIAYEILHSLKMKRSGKKVNFALKLDMSKAYDRVEWDFLAGMMKHLGFHMDWIVLITRCVCSVTYSISLNGSNSDWFSPSRGLRQGDPLSPYLFLICAEGFSLLIQDVKDKKKMLGAPIGREKFSVNHLFFTDDCTIFGDASCEGAEVVRDVIHEYEMVSGQRVNFDKSLIYFGKNVASSVQEDIVKLLGVQLASNPEKYPGLPMMVGRRKQWAFANFVDQFRKRIEGWSLCYLSMKGNEVWRILSQPQCLLDKVLKSRYLPFYDILTAKVGSYPSSTWRSICSARELIGDEILWQVGDGIRINIWNDPWLLGRENNRILVQEIRPSWTKQIESYLFPFLQVGRMICRSGSMKVQFHRNKLVHEGVKFSMRNLLGFIRGYEQDLGFVHANLCSVPISRGKELWRPPDYGIIKLNFDASFIQEKKLATTAVLARDYRG, from the exons ATGGGTCACCAAATGCTTAAGTGGAGCAAGGCCACTAGTAGTAAGGAGAAGAGGAATCGACTTGTTTTAGAAGACAGATTAGCTAGACTTTATAATCAAGATCCTTCTGATGAGATTCTATTGGAGATTATGGAA GTTGCTGTGCAACGACACTTTCGTGGTAGAATTTTTGAACTGGAAGATGGAGCCGGTAGGAGGACTACCTCATCTGAGAAATTTATACAGATTGCTACAGACTATTTCGATAAGCTTTTCTCTGCTTCAGAAATAG AGGAGGAAATTGTCTATGCAGTCAAGTTATTGGCGCCATTGAAGGCCCCTAGTGTGGATGGCTTTCTGGCTCTCTTTTTCCAAAGATATTGGCGTATTATTGGTCCTGAAGTTTCCCAAATTTGTTTATCCGTGTTGCATGGACATTCAGATATAGGTGATATCAATAGAACAcgcataattttgatttttaagattGATAAGCCGAAAACTATGTCGCATTTCAGACCTATAAGCCTGTGCAatgttatttacaaaattattgcaAAAGTCTTGGTCATATGTATGAGTGATATGTTGGGAAATTGCATTAATGAAGTTCAAGGGGCTTTTACTCCAGGAAGGCTTATTTCTGATAATGTGTTGATTGCTTATGAGATACTTCATTCTTTAAAAATGAAGAGGAGTGGCAAGAAAGTCAATTTTGCGCTTAAACTCGATATGAGTAAAGCATACGACCGTGTGGAATGGGATTTTTTGGCAGGGATGATGAAGCATTTGGGTTTTCATATGGATTGGATTGTTCTTATTACACGTTGTGTCTGCTCTGTTACATACTCTATTAGTCTTAATGGATCCAATAGTGATTGGTTTTCTCCTTCCAGAGGACTTAGGCAAGGAGATCCTCTCAGTCCTTATCTGTTTTTGATTTGTGCTGAAGGGTTTTCTCTGCTGATTCAGGATGTTAAAGATAAAAAGAAGATGTTGGGGGCGCCTATAGGTAGAGAGAAATTCTCGGTCAATCATTTGTTTTTTACTGATGATTGTACTATTTTCGGTGATGCTTCTTGTGAGGGTGCAGAGGTGGTTCGGGATGTTATCCATGAATATGAAATGGTTTCAGGACAACGAGTGAATTTTGATAAATCCctaatatattttggtaaaaatgttGCCTCTAGCGTTCAAGAGGACATAGTCAAGTTGTTAGGAGTCCAGTTGGCCTCTAATCCCGAGAAGTACCCAGGCTTGCCTATGATGGTGGGTAGGAGGAAACAGTGGGCTTTTGCTAATTTTGTGGACCAATTTAGGAAACGGATTGAAGGGTGGAGTTTGTGCTATTTGTCAATGAAGGGCAATGAG GTGTGGCGCATTTTATCCCAGCCTCAGTGTCTTTTAGACAAGGTTTTAAAATCACGTTATCTTCCTTTTTATGATATTCTAACAGCAAAGGTTGGCTCTTACCCTTCTTCTACATGGAGAAGTATTTGCAGTGCTCGGGAGCTGATCGGAGATGAGATTTTGTGGCAGGTGGGAGATGGTATCCGCATCAATATTTGGAATGACCCTTGGTTACTTGGAAGGGAGAACAATAGAATTCTGGTTCAGGAAATTAGGCCTTCTTGGACGAAG CAAATCGAATCTTATCTATTCCCATTTCTGCAAGTAGGCCGGATGATATGCAGGTCCGGAAGTATGAAGGTTCAG TTTCATAGAAATAAGTTGGTTCATGAGGGGGTTAAGTTTTCAATGCGAAATTTATTGGGGTTTATCAGGGGTTATGAACAAGATCTTGGTTTTGTACATGCAAACCTCTGTTCTGTTCCTATTTCTAGGGGTAAGGAACTATGGAGGCCTCCTGATTATGgtattattaaacttaattttgatgcGTCTTTTATTCAGGAAAAGAAGCTTGCTACAACAGCAGTCTTAGCCAGAGATTACAGAGGGTAA